A genome region from Strigops habroptila isolate Jane chromosome 12, bStrHab1.2.pri, whole genome shotgun sequence includes the following:
- the SMIM32 gene encoding small integral membrane protein 32, giving the protein MYSELLNSTSATEAHLIIQTNTPYLSSTPRPVSSSAFYMSTARVLKEGEINKPDLVTYIILFFFLFLTVTFIVLFINCQLKNSFFATLPYDRSLREAKSPWRTQAV; this is encoded by the coding sequence ATGTATAGTGAATTGCTAAATTCAACCAGTGCCACTGAAGCTCACCTCATCATTCAGACCAACACGCCCTACCTGAGCAGCACACCGAGACCCGTGAGCTCCTCAGCTTTCTACATGTCCACAGCCCGGGTGTtaaaagaaggggaaataaataaGCCAGACCTGGTGACTTACAtcatcctgtttttctttctgttcttgaCTGTGACATTCATTGTGCTCTTCATTAACTGCCAGCTGAAAAACTCTTTCTTTGCTACTCTTCCTTACGACAGATCGCTCAGAGAAGCCAAGAGCCCGTGGAGGACACAAGCTGTCTGA